From the genome of Blautia hydrogenotrophica DSM 10507:
ATAATCCGTAACAGGCTCGGACGAATAGCTATCTTCCGACGTCGCTGTCACCGAATCAGATGTCTCAGTAACTGTGCCGCCCGCAATTCCACTGATTGTTTCACTGCGCTTCTTCACATCTTCGGATACCTGATAGTTCTTCTCTCCAAACAAAAATTCATGCAGTTTCGTAACATTCTTCTCCAGAGTATTCGGTACTACGATATCTCCCTTGGAAGTATGGTTCATCTCCGTATGCTCGAATGGAAAACCTGAAGTATCATCAAACTTATACGACAGCATTCCTGCTCCCATATTAAAGATCTCCTGTTGAGTCAAAGAAGTCTGAACCATTGGAAATACCTTATCCATAATAGAAGAAAGGGTAGTCAGACTGGATTTCTTCGCCTTATCGGCGATCATCTGCAACACTAACCTTTGACGTTCCGTTCTCTTAAAGTCAAGCCCTGCTGTATAGCGGATACGGCAGTAGGAAGTTGCCTGTACACCGTTTAGGTGATACGTACCTACAATTTCTGTGTCCGCCTTGGTTCCCTCCGGCTTCACCTCCGGTTTCTCAATCGGTGTGTAGGATTTTCCAGTGGCCTCAGAGGTCTCCACACAGTAATTGTTCATATGCTCGATCTCATTATAGCTCAAAGGAATATCCAGCCCTCCAAGCTCATCAATCACTGTAACCAAAGCACTGAAATCCACCGTCGCATAGTCCGTAATGTTCAAGTCCAGGTTTGTGTTTAGCATGGAAATCGCCGCCTCAGGGCCTCCTGTGGCATAGGCTGCGTTACACTTCTGATAGGTGTCATCGCCGATATCCAGCAAGGTATCTCGATATAGAGACACCAATTTCACCTCTTTGGTGTCATTATTGATGCTAGCTATCATAATTGTATCACTGTTTTGATTGTCTGCGAACTGTGACCCCTCCGGCCTGCTGTCTAGGCCAAACAGTGCTAGATTTGTGTATCCGGTCAGCGTCGTATTGCTTTCCACTGCATTGTTGATCTGAACTTTGTTCATGTCTAAGGTATCGTTCTCGATTTTATTCAGTTTGGAATTTACAAAGCTGTATGCAGCCAGCGCACCAATCAAAAGTACTAAAACTACAATCTCAATCACAAAAATGATCTTACCTGCTTTGCTTCGTCTCTTTCTCGCTTTCGCCATGATCTTTCCCCTTAGTTTTTTAATACGCGTTTTTGTTTACAAAACCTTTGAATATCGTCAAAAACATGATTTTGATATCAAATCCAATGGTCCAATTCTCAATGTAATACAAATCGTAATCTATTCTCTTTCGTATGGATGTATCTCCCCGATAGCCATTCACCTGAGCCCATCCTGTCAGGCCCGGCCGAACCTGATGCTTCACCATATAACGCGGAATCTCTTCTCTAAACTTCTCCACGAAGAACGGCCGTTCTGGGCGCGGTCCCACCAGACTCATATCGCCCTTGAGAATATTAAACAACTGCGGAAGCTCATCTATACTGGTACGCCGCATAAACTTTCCCACCCCGGTGACCCGTGGGTCATTTTTCACAGTCCAAGCCTTCTTCTCCTCCTGTTCCGGCTGAACCTCCATGGAGCGGAATTTATACATCCAAAAATTCTTGTTGTGCAGACCTACTCGTTCCTGCTTATAGATCAGAGGTCCCGGTGAACTCAATTTTATCGCCACACAGGCCAAAAGCATAACCGGTGATGCAACGATAATCCCAAAAATCGAACCTGCAATATCCATCAGCCGTTTGACCATCGCATTGAACGTATTGGTCAGAGGCACATATCGGATATTGATCACCGGAAGCCCTAGAATGTCTTCGGTATACGGCTTTGTCGGTATAATGTTATTATAATCAGGAATAAACTTGGTATGCACACCGGATTTTTCACACAGAGCAACGATTTCTTCCAGACGGTAATATTCGTTCAATCCCAAAGTGATTGCAATCTCATCCAGAGAGCTGTTGGGAAGAATCACCATCAGATTCGCAATCCGTCCAAGGACTTTGACTCCTTTGTAGGTTGTGCCTGCCGGCACACTGTCATCTAAGATACCACGGATAATATAGCCCCACTGAGGATTCGCTATGACACGATCTATATACTCCTCCGCCGCGCGGCTGTACCCCACCAGAATCATATGTTTCTGGTTCAGTCCCCGTTTGCGGATATCCCGTAAGATGTACCGAATCGCCATACGGGCAGCCGCCTCGGCCGCCACATTGATACACACAAAAATGTAAATCATCAGACGGGAGAAATCATTTTCTTTTAGCATATACAAGGCAAACATTATCAGAAGAACGCCAAGGGCGTTGGCCTTTACAATGTTAGCCAGCTCCAGACGCCTTCCCTGCACCCTCTTTGGAGAATACAGATTAAATGCCTGATATAAAATCAAAAATCCAGGAACAATAAACACCAGCGCGAACATATAACGTTCGAAGGGTAGAATCCCGATTAACG
Proteins encoded in this window:
- a CDS encoding LCP family protein, whose product is MAKARKRRSKAGKIIFVIEIVVLVLLIGALAAYSFVNSKLNKIENDTLDMNKVQINNAVESNTTLTGYTNLALFGLDSRPEGSQFADNQNSDTIMIASINNDTKEVKLVSLYRDTLLDIGDDTYQKCNAAYATGGPEAAISMLNTNLDLNITDYATVDFSALVTVIDELGGLDIPLSYNEIEHMNNYCVETSEATGKSYTPIEKPEVKPEGTKADTEIVGTYHLNGVQATSYCRIRYTAGLDFKRTERQRLVLQMIADKAKKSSLTTLSSIMDKVFPMVQTSLTQQEIFNMGAGMLSYKFDDTSGFPFEHTEMNHTSKGDIVVPNTLEKNVTKLHEFLFGEKNYQVSEDVKKRSETISGIAGGTVTETSDSVTATSEDSYSSEPVTDYTSDYSTDYSGYDSSYDSGYSDYDGEDYDSGYSDYDSGDTNYDSGYTDNGGGDTGDYEGSGDTGGIEESSSEEME
- a CDS encoding undecaprenyl-phosphate glucose phosphotransferase, translated to MIKDNQKHFNRMHVVIDAFVIAASYLLAWLIRFYDQLTGPSLIGILPFERYMFALVFIVPGFLILYQAFNLYSPKRVQGRRLELANIVKANALGVLLIMFALYMLKENDFSRLMIYIFVCINVAAEAAARMAIRYILRDIRKRGLNQKHMILVGYSRAAEEYIDRVIANPQWGYIIRGILDDSVPAGTTYKGVKVLGRIANLMVILPNSSLDEIAITLGLNEYYRLEEIVALCEKSGVHTKFIPDYNNIIPTKPYTEDILGLPVINIRYVPLTNTFNAMVKRLMDIAGSIFGIIVASPVMLLACVAIKLSSPGPLIYKQERVGLHNKNFWMYKFRSMEVQPEQEEKKAWTVKNDPRVTGVGKFMRRTSIDELPQLFNILKGDMSLVGPRPERPFFVEKFREEIPRYMVKHQVRPGLTGWAQVNGYRGDTSIRKRIDYDLYYIENWTIGFDIKIMFLTIFKGFVNKNAY